From the genome of Rhodothermales bacterium, one region includes:
- a CDS encoding acyltransferase — protein sequence IVFNPSATVAGLSEYLWKLEQPAAACANIYYVGAINRPGHEEPWNIGEFYGTSYFANPRGQVIAEAPRDGDAVLVADLNLDLIRDVRNVWQFYRDRRPETYESTVRL from the coding sequence ATCGTCTTCAACCCGTCTGCCACCGTCGCGGGTCTGAGCGAGTATCTCTGGAAACTGGAACAGCCCGCGGCCGCGTGCGCCAACATCTACTATGTGGGTGCCATCAACCGTCCGGGACACGAGGAGCCGTGGAATATCGGCGAGTTTTACGGTACGTCGTACTTCGCCAACCCGCGCGGACAGGTCATCGCGGAGGCGCCACGTGATGGGGATGCGGTGCTCGTCGCCGATCTCAATCTCGACCTCATCCGTGACGTGCGAAATGTGTGGCAGTTCTACCGTGACCGGCGCCCGGAAACCTACGAGTCCACCGTGCGCCTCTAA